The genomic region ACCAAGAGCTCCGAGAGCATGGGCCACCCGCCTGCAGCGTCATCACAGCTGAGCTCCCGTTCCGATGGCCGAGCAGCGCGTGTGCAACATGCAATGCGTCCGCTATGATACTGTCACGTCCCAGGCGTGTGGGCCGATAGCCCGGTGAACAGACTTCACGTCGCCCAGGTGGCGTTACAGTACCTCGTCCTCATCGTCAACTTCCATGCTTCACCGTCGATCCCACCATGGCCTCGTCGGGTACCCTGATGCGCCGGCTACAGGACCGACTGGACAAGATCTTCATCCCCATGGCACGTTTCGTCGAGTGTTGTAGACGGCGATGCGTTTACCTTGTTCGGGCCTTGCTTGCCACATTGCCATTAAGCACCCTTCGATTCATGCACGATCTCATGCTTTACATGCTTGTGACACCCGATGGCCCAAAATCAGGCAGTTCTGGGCTACAGACTCGGCAGGCTTTTGAACGCAAACTCCTGCCAACTACGGCTGGCCACGTTGTTGAAGGAGACTGTATCATCTGCAAGTCAACCTATGACCAGCCAGCAAGTTTTGTGGAGTTTGAGAAGGGGGAGAGGGGGTGGTGGAGGAGGATTTGTTGTTGGCGTTGAGGGCGGGATGTTGAAGGAGGTGCTGCTGGATATCGCAGATTCTCCCGACACCTCACTCGACCTCACGCGGATAGCCTCACTACGGCTGGGCTGTAGGCACAAGGTCCACGTCTCACTCGACCTCGCGCTGGATACAGACGAAGATGCGTCCAGCTGGACTTCAAACTTCACGGCTGTACAGTATTGGCGCCGCATCCATCTCGACACACGTCAGCAGCCGGATGCCCAACAGATCATGCCAGTCTATGATTTGTACGACAAGAAGCGCGTAACCCGCGGACCTACAAAATGTCATGCTCCTGTGCTTCATAGCATTACAAGAAGCACACGTTGATGAAGCGGCCTAACTCGGATAGCGCCAATATTGTAGAAACTTCTAAAGGTCTTGCAATGTAGCTCAGTCTACCACACCTCAAAGAACAAAAACCCAACCACACTAAGCAAACCACAACCCACCACCCCCCTCCCTCCCAACACCCCACCCCCTTCTCCCTTCTTCGGCTCATTGACCGTCCCCGAAATCACACTCTCATTCCCAAAGAACATCGTCCTTCCCGTCCTATTCCCCTCATTGCCCCTAACCTCCGGCGCCACTGTCTGATCCGGCACCTCACAAACTCTGCCTCCCTCCTCACACACCCCCATCTCCCCTCCCTCGCTCGAATTGAAGTACCCCTTGACATAACTCACCACCATCACCGCATCCTGTTCAGGGGGTCCACCGCTCCATCCTTCATTTCCGTTACTCCAGTGGCTTAGATGGGTTTTGCCAGCTTTGTTCGGGACGTTGTCTCTCATTGTTCTGAGCAGCACTCCATCGGCGTAAAAATCGACGCGGTCGGGGAGCCAGTCGAAGCGGTATTCGTGGTATCCCTCCTGCGGCTGGAAGGATAAGTCCTGTAGACTGAAATCCGCACTTCCAGGGTCCACATAACCCTGCTGTGCGCTCTCGGGACTCTGCAGCACGAGGTTCACCACCCCACCGCCACCAGCAGATCGCTCCAGCTGTTGCCTTGACAAGAACTCGAAATCAATCTCCCTCTCATCATCCACATAAAAAAAGAAAGCCCCACACGTCCCCCCAACCCCCGTAACCTTCATCCCCACCCTCCAACTCCCATAGAGCACATCCATCCTACTAGTGACAATCTCACTCATCCCCACCATCCTCCCCCCACTCCCACTCCCACTCCCATCCCCTTCCTCACTCTCTACCAACTCCCCCCTAACCCACAACTCCAACCCAGGATCTCCACCCCTCACACCCTCCCCTCCCCAATCCCAACCCCTTAGGACAGGATTGGGGACGACATTCTCCACCCGACTCGCCTTCCCGTACGGTCCCCGTGCAAGAGCCGGGGTGACATTGCAAGCTTGTGGCATCCAGATGTGGTCGGTGGAGAGGTTGTGCATGTGGAGGAAATCGGATTCTAGGGCTTGGGTGAAGAGGGCGTGGTGGTGGTGGGGGGAGGTGGTGGTGGAGTTGATGGTGTAGCCGCAGGGACagggtggtggtggtggtggtgttgCTAAGGCTGATGTGGTGGCGAGGAGGGTTGTGAGGAGGAGGAGCCGCCGGGGTGTATTTCGGGTGTTGGTGGTGGAGGAGGGCATTGTTTTGCTTCTGTTTGTATGTTGAGTTTGTGATGTCTCATCTCATGAGAAAGGTGTATACTTTCTGTTTGGTGTAAACGCGACTCGAGTGCTGCTGAGAAGTCCCGCGTACCCGTCTCGTCTGTAGTGACGTTGTGGAAGGTGCGATTTGATAGTGGAGCCTTGTGTCACATGCTCTCGTGCGCTGGCCACAGCTTCTAGTGCGGCCGTTGGAAGTGATGCACAAGCGTTGTGACTGTGCAGCAGCTGCGCGACTTCATAGTACCTTCACGAGTATGCACACGCGTTTGCGAAAGTCATCTCTTCCCGCCTCAAACTACACGCCGCATCAATCCCAGCTCGCTTCTGCAGGTGTCCGTGTGAAGCGCCAGGCTGTCGTGGAACATAATGTCGCGATAAAGATAGCTATCTCGAAACCTGGCTACACAGCATTCGAACCACTGTAAGCTGCAGTGCAGGCACGACGACTCCGCGCCACCACCCGTTGTGACTCCCGCGCCACGGCGAGCAGTATTTCGCGCCCGTTAAAATAGTTCCCTGGTATCATTCGAGAGCGAATCCACACACCTGCCCATCCGGCCTGAAGAAAATATAACCTCAATCTCTCTGAATTTCTCTGATCTCTTCCTTTCCTTTCTTCATTTCGTTACATCATTCCGTCGTATCCCCATTCGTTCCCTCCGTTGATCGCATATATGAGAGCCAAGATTGGCAGCCACCATATTTATGACTCGTCCCAATCCTTACACCACCGGCGAAAAGGCGAAGGAAGGGTATTTGTAACTGCCCAGGTAGTTGACTGATTTCGTCTTCTTCGCCCGCGGAGTCTTGGGCGACTTTGGCGGTTTTGGCGGGTTTGGCGATCTGGGCGATATGGGTTCAAAGAAAGAGCTTGCTGTAGTCTCTGTGGAGCTCCTAGACTACAAGAAACCCGATTCTGACAACAATCTGGAGCAAATGTTAGCAATGGCCATGGTCATGAAGCGATGGAGATCTTACCTCGCGATCTTCTCATCCTCCCTCTCACGCGGCTCTACCTGCAGACTGCGCTCGTACATCTCATGCACGTCTCCAGCACTCTGCATGTTACGAAGAATGTAGTCCTGGAGCTCGGGCACAGACTGTAGTCCATACGGCACATTCTGGTACTGCTGGATGTCGCGGATGACCTCTGCGGTCTTCGCTCGCTTGGCGAAGTTGATCAATTGTGTCTTCTTGATGATGCCAGGAATACCGTCTTCGATGAACGTCAAATCTGTCAGGTAGATACCGAAGAATGGGATGCAGGGCGGGTTCGCCTTGTGTAGCGATTCGCGGTACTCCAAGAAGTTCTTCGTGGAGCCCATTAGTTTGCGCATCGATTCCAGTGTCGCGGTCGTCCTAGCATTGACTTGAGACCACGTCCTATTCAGTCGATGGATCGGTGCCGAGCCTAGCGCAGAGATAATGGATGTCAGGCAAGAGAAGTTGTTGAGTGTTCGACACTTGTCGGCGATCGAGACAAAGTGCTTGATGACCACAACACGTCTCTTGACGTCGGCTTGTGTGAGAATCATCTGCGCGACCCAGTTTGTAAGCTGGTTAGAGTGAAGGATGAGTGCCTTCACGTTCTCCGCTGGATCTGCCTCTCCCGGCGCGAGCTTCTTCTGCCAGGTCTTGTTCAAGCATTCCGTGGGCTTGATCTTTCCGTAAAGCTTCGATTCGATTATCGTCAGCTGTCGCGCGAACTCCAGCGCATCAATGTCTAAGAACTTGAGCTTCTTCATGTTCTTCGGTATGATCGGCGCCGGCGCTTGTGAGTTCAATGTAAGGACTAGTCGCTTATTCGACGAGTCCTGGCCACGTAGTCGTTGCTCGATCGCGGCGATCAAAGGCACAGCTCCAGGTGTGCTTGTCGACTGGACAGTATCTTTTGCGAAAGTGTGAACGCGCTGCAGCAATTTCTGGCTGACCTCGTCGTTCGCCTCCATCCAATAGTTGTCCATCCACGACTTCAAAATGTTGACCACTCTGAATCTGATCGGCTTCTGTTTCTTGTCGATCCATGTTTGCATATCTTGTCCAGTCAAGCCGTACAGGGGCTGTATCGTCCATCGCTTTACGAGTAGCTCAAAGAGCTCTTCCGCCGAGGTGAATGACCGATACGTCAGGAGGAAAGTGTTGTTGAAGGGCGAATCCAGTCGGTCGTGTCGCGTCAGCTGTTCCACCAGACCAACCAGAGTACCTCCTCGCAGCTGCGGTGGATCTACCTTGATGTCGTAAGCAATCTCACCTTCGTGGTCCAGCCGCAAGTAGTCGGGCATCTCTTCGGAGTCGCGACCTGGCGCGTTGGCAGCAGGCACCTGCCCAAAAAAGCGCTCGACCTTCGAACTGTTGGAGCTTTCTGCACTGCGCGCAGATGGTGGAGGTGCGTTTGTGCCTTCGGAGTAGGACTTTGATGTGCCAATGTCCGCAAGAGTTGGTCGCAAGTGGTTCTTGTTCTTCACCTGCTGCTCGAATGGCGCGCCTCCATCTGTGAGGCGGTGTTCCTTGTTCGAGTCGTGTGGTATCAGCTCTGAGAGGAGTTGTAGGGAGAAGTAGATCTGGTTAGTAGCAGTGTCCAGGTCTCGGCCAACAGACTTCAGGCGAGTCAACCGCTCTTCAAGAGATGGTCCCCTGATCTCTGCCCATTCGTCTCCAAGTGGGCTTGCAACAATCTGGCACGCGACGATGAGGTCCGCAGTGGAGTCGTAAAACCTCTGCTTGTGCTCGGCGAAGTCGTTCAGCTGAGGGGTCTGTAGCGGTGAATGAAGTGGTTGCAAGTTGACGGACTCGATCGTGGACATGTATGGCCGACAGACCTCAATCACTTGTGTGCCAGACCTGCATATCGCGTCGCCAATCTGTCGGTGTTTGTGATGTGTGATGAGTTTATCCCGCAGCACGAGATGTTCGTCGAGTCTTCGAATGCTGGATACAATGAGCCGCTTGAGGTCGTCAAGTCGCGAAAGAAGTTCAGCGTCAAGAGTGGCAGTGGGTTCTGTGGAGGTGTCGTGCTCATCGTCCATGAAGGACATGGATCCATTGCGATCTCGCGGGTCAAGTCCGTTGCTCTGCCAATTACCGGCAGTCTTACTGCCCATAACGAAGCCTGGCGTCAGGCGGGGAATCTCTTCGCCACGCTGCTGGCGCGCGACCTCAACGAAGCCGTACACCCCATGGAGCACACCCTCAGCCTCATGCAAGCACTTCTGAGTGGAGTCTGGAGCAGGGAAGTCTGCTGCGGCAATGTGCGAAGACAGCACCAACTTGGAGAAGCGTGACATCATCTCTCTGAAGTGTGGGTAAAGGGCCTTGTTGGTAGAAATGATGGAAGGGTTGCCGCTGTGGTTGTCCGTCGTTCCAGAGCCGGCAGCAAGCAATAGACGGAGGTGGTCGGAGATATCCTCAGCTTTGCGAACGAACTCTGACCGCTCCCCAGCGCTGACGACCTCACGATATCGTTGCACCGCGCGTCGCATGTCTTCTACCATAGTATTCCAGGTCAAAGGAACAGCGTGCGCATCGTCGAAGAATCGCCGAGGTAACAACGAGGTGCTCGATCCGCCAGTCGGTGCATTAGCGAAAGAGGTCATGGTGGTACCAACGGGTGGAATACCCTGCTGCATCGCCGAAAGCGACATGTTGCTTGCTTCCGTGAGATTTGTGCGAGAGCGGCTCAGCGGATCGACTTGGCTCAGAGAATCCATGGACGTCGCAGGTGATACACCGTCAGACAAATAAGAACGCCTGCGTCGATGCTGACAGATGGAGTACGTTAGTGGGTGTCACATAGATTGCAAGCCGGGAGACACGTGCAGAAGTACAACTTACGCTCGAGGCCTTTGATCCTTGTGTGAGGGACGCGTCTTCAGCTTCTGACGCGGAAGCATAATCGGTATCATCGTCGCGCTCATAGCCAGATGACATGAAGTCTGCGGGCGGTCTAGTCTGGTCCGGGATGAATATATTGGTGCGATCTCTCGGTCCAGTCTCATTCGCAGACGTGGGTGCTTCGAGGGGTAGCTCCATTGTGCTCTCGCCGGTGAGAGTGTTGAAGTAGAACAGCCTGCCATCTGGTGTAGCCTGAGGTATCCAGAACGCCGCTTCCTCTTGGTTCACAGTCGCAGTCTCGTTGTTGTCCGACACGCGATTCGCGGGATGCTCTGCCTCCTGCTCGACGTACTCTTCCTCTGACTCTTCTGCTTCGGAATCGCCTCGTATTGTGTTGTCCATGCCATCTTCGTATGGAGGTGCCACCACCGCGCAGTAGTTGCTTGGGAACCATCCTCTGACGCCGTCTGCCCCGGTGTTAGTGATTGCCTATTGACAGGATATCCTACTACGCACGGATCACGCCATCCCACCAGCCGCTCTCCAGTTGAGTGATGACCTGGATCTGTAGGTGATACGTCAGTCCTGTCGCTCATACCAGAAGGCAGCAGCCATTGGCCTCTGGGTGTTTCTCACAATGTCTCCACTCCGAAATGAAAGAGATGTCCTATCATCCGCATCGTAGTCGTATAATGCGCGCACGTAAAGTTGCCCACCCGTGTGAGAGCCTGCCAGCCCGCTCATCCTGCGCGGCGCAAAGGGGTAATTGTCGCGCCTCGTTTGCGACGATTGCTGGCTGGATATGTCGCCCTCGTGCGTGTCTCCTCTTTCACGTGAAGCTCGAGCTGGTTGTCGTCCTTGGTCGTAATGTGGTGAGGCAGGCCGGCAGTCGGAGACCATACAGGTGGTGGAATGTGGTTGACGCCAGGGTAAGAACCCTTTCCGGGGCGCTTCTGCGGTCACAGGTAGCTCTCGCGTGCACTGCTACCCGCGCGATGCCATAGGAGTGGTGTGGATGTGAATTGGAGCAATAGAGACGTTGCTCGTCGCCCTGGAGCCGTGATTCGCAGCGCGAGAGCCGCCCTGCCAGCTAGTTCTATCGATTCTGATTGGGTTCGGCAACAGCGGCGGACCGCCACACAAAGCTGTGAATCTGGACAACAACAACTGCTCACTGCAACATTCCTCACTCCAACAGCACGAAAGACGAGGCGACGAGAGCGACACCTGATCAAGGCAGTGCGCACACTCTTCACTACCTAATTACTCATTGACAAACACGGGATCCTACACCAATCACAAGCTAAACCGGAGTGCTATAGCTGCCCCTCTTTCTTGGTCTTGTGAAAGCAGCAGAGGAACGATAGAGTGCAAGTTCTCCTCTTGCTTTGCGGATGCTTTCCAACCGGATTACTTGTGAAGCCAAATGAGTCCAAGTCGCCCCATCATTCGGCAATCTTCGCATGTCTTCGGCATGATTGCATGACGGTCGACAAGGTATCCTAGCAATACATGTCATCCCTATCTCTCTGAGTAGAATGGGGACGCGCGCAAGGCGCTAACACTGTGCCATGCGGCTTGCATGAATTGGCTCGTGGGCGTGTGGTTGTATACTGCAAGAGCGATGCTTGATTGCACTGACCTGTGCAGGGCAGAGTTGATCCCTTTGATATTTGGTCGACAAAACTCTTTACCCTGGTTACAGGGCCTTAAGCTGGATTACGTTCACAAAATTGCCTGTGCAAGCCTTGTAGCGACAGACCGGACCAGTCAGACTCTGTCGTTGACAAGCAACGTTCAAAACTTAGACAGGGCCTCCGCACTGACTTCGCCCGACAAGAGGTGTAAAGGGATGGTAAGAATTGGTACACAGACAGGTCATCGTATAAAGTCTGTCCAGCATTCTGAGAAACGAAGCCGGAATCGCAATGATAGAACCCAGACAGCATTTCAACTTACCTTGGATGGTAGGGCTAGACTCAAAGGCATTGATCGAGCATGTCAAGGTCTTCGACTCTTCGCGACAGTCGAAGGTATGTTGTGGAGTCGCCAGTGTCTGGTAGAGGCAGGCATTCGACACTACTTCACCGCATCTTGCGCGAACACACTAGCAGGCACCTGTTCTCGTGAGATGACAAACGAGGGGCCATTGTCTCGTGAATCAGGTGTTTGCAAGTGCGAGTCGCAACGATCTATCTGGCGATCTCGCATCTCGTATTTTGCGCAGATGATGAGTTGGGCAGCTGGCCTTCCTCCCTTCGAGATCGAATGGTGTCTGCTCTCGAGTCAAGATGGATGGTGGGCCAGGCAAATCACGAGATCCAGTTGCGATGCCGGCACATGTGAACCCAGCAGTTTGACTCGCGCGCCGACTAGCACACGGGGATGGCTTCCGCAGCCTAGCTTCTGCCCCGAGCCGGGCCTAAACTCTGATAGACTAGCCGCGCCAACGGGAGTTGTGATCCGACACGGCGTTCTGGCCGTGGGTGAAAGAGTACCGGAAGCGAACTGCTCTCACAGGCAGATAACCCAGACGGCAAGCCGGACAGATGGGGAGAACAAGAAATGAAGGCCGGGAAATCCTTGTCTTAAAAAGAACCTGTGCTCGTGTGACGGTGTGACCAGTCCGCGAACCGTGGCAGACATTCGTTGGCAGAGGTGTTGTGTGTGTGCCCCTCCTCAGTGGTTGGAGGGGAAGGGTTGCGGACTTCTTCTGTTTGTCAATGGGCAGAGGGGTCGAAGTTTTGGCAAAAGTGTTTGTTTGAAACAATGGGCATGTCGGCCGCCTGCGACTTCAATCCAAGCCTCATCAATTCAAGCCTGCTCGGAATTCCGCTTGGTCGTCATCGTCGAAAGGTGGGGTGGGCCGACATGTGAGGTTACGAGGTGGGCATGGTCCTTCAAGGGGTTCCGAGATTTGATCGATCACAAAAGCGTTTGTTGCCGCGCCTGATGCTGTTTCGATGCGACAGCCACTGTCGCTCCTGAGCGAATGAAGTGGTCCTGCGCAGAGTGTGAAGGACCAGGGTGGGTGTGGACAGGCCGAGGCTTCATAATGGCGACCACTGGCGATGGATCCGGAGCGAGGACTGATGAAGAAAACATGAAAGACTCATCAAAAAGAGGTTCGACCACATCTGAACCGGTTGTCGTAGCCTGGCCCGGGGAAGTTCGCTAGCGCGCGCTGGCCGTTGGTTCCATAGCCAAGGAGACGGGTGGATCTTGATCCGCGGGCAGTGTGTCGATGCAGCAGAATGCAGTATCAATATGTTGCTGTCGTCGAGGTCAGTATGATGCGCGCTGATAGCGCAAAGACTGGAAGTCCGCAATTTCTTGTGAGGCGGCGACGCAGGAACAGCAAGCATCATTCCGTGTGTTGTGTAATAAGGATCCGGAGAGATGTTTGGGATGGCTGGGGTGGGGCATTCACCGCCACCAGTCACAGAGTGCCGCCACATACCGCTGCGTGGGTTGTCATGGTACTGCAAGGCGGTGGGGGACTGTTCTCGGCGAGTAAGCACTTGCGGGCCTGCAGCAGAGCGCGTTGTACAGCGTCTTGTTATAGGTCAGATGCGGACTGAGCTGTCAGTCAGCGTTGCAGGAAGAAACACGAAATTTTGAACTCGGGCATCGAAAGAGCCACGCTGAAGTCGTTTCGATGGCACATCGTGTTCAATATGCAGTCGAGTCTGGCTCCCGTCAACTTGCGGACGAGGCTCGCGAGAGAAAACCTGCTGCAGAGAGTAGTCGAGCATGAAAGTTTAGTGTGTTTTAGTGGGACGGACGGGAATCATTCACGTAGTTAGCGCTTTTCGCTCCTTCCGCGTGCTCTCCTCTCCCCGCCAACTTGAACGACTTTCCGCTTCCTATCCCCCTCTCCATCATCCACCACCCGAGCCTCGACATCGCCACGACGTCTTGCATCGGCTGCGCAGCTCGAGGAACAGCTGTGTATTACCTTCCATTGGAAACGTCATCGGCACGACCACCAAAACCGCCGCTCATGTACGCTCTCATAAGAGCGCATCCCATCGACAACCACACCGACACCGAGATTTGATCATTGGCATCGCGGCGCACTCAACTTCATCGCCGCCCCATTCGCCTAGCGACCGCACGACATGTCCGCTGTCGGTACCCTCCAGCCCACGGCCGCGCCGACGTCGCCCACCACCACTCGAAAGGCCTCCACCAACGGCGAGGCGAAAGAGAAAGAGAAGGAGAAGCGCTACAAGTGCCAGGTACGATCTCCTACAATACATACGTATCGCCGGTGCAGTCGCATGGAGATTCGCAAGATGGCTACGAGGAAACATTCGATGCAGGAAACACCTTGCACGCCCCACCGCTCATTGCCTCAGCGCATAGGTTCATGAGGGACATGGCTAACATACTCTCGACTCTAGTTCTGCGCCAGAGCCTTTTCAAGATCAGAACACAGATCCAGACATGAGAGAAGTCACACAAAAGAGCGCCCGTAAGCCAGCCATTGTACACGAGCCAGCATGAGACTCGAGACGCCCCTCGATGCTCATGGCTTGAGCCCCTCCAAGTATAAAAGACTAACAAGCGCTAGGTTTAAATGCATGAAGTGTAGGAGCACATTTGTCCGTCGCGTAAGTTCATTGCTGCTGTCGCTCGTTGTCACGAATACTGATGTTTCCCTCAGGACCTTCTACTACGACACGATCGAACAGTCCACGCCAAAGATGGTGGGGTCCCGCTACAAAGTGAAGCAAAGCGACGCAACACCGGCACCAAGTCAGCAGCTCAGAACGGCGAGTCGTCTTCATCGAAGCTCCCGGACCTCGATGATTCGTCCATGGATACCAGCTTCATGGATGGCGCCAACGGACTCGATGTCGAGCAGGCTGCTATGCTCATGACAAACTTCCAGCAGAAGGCGGCCTTGTCTGGTGTTGACCAAGCGACTATCGGCGCTGAACCTCTCATTACCCCTCATGGGCTGCCATCACTGGAGCCGGCCACCCTTACGCACTACCCAGGCTCAATGACATTGCCGCAAATGCAAGGCTGGGACACAATGCTGCCGCAGACCATCACACAGCCAAAGGCGCCTTCAATCTCTTCGAATGGTGAAGCACATCACGATATGCTGCCCTATCCGAACAGCGTTCTCGGCACCTCGACCAGTACGCTCCCTCCTCTTATGGAGCGTAGCGAGAGCCAGCCGGATGGTCTACCCTCATTCAACGCATCGACCATGATGGGTGGCTTGGCAACTCCCGGCGCCCTTTCGCCATTCCCATCAATGATGGGCCCAGTGTCTCCTGTTGACTATCGTCGATCGCCCGGCCCACCACAGCAATGTACGATGGCAAAAGCACCGCAAGTCGAATCCGAGGACTCCATCAATCGCATCATGGATAACATCCGTCACTGCGACAGTGAAGGCGCTCTTGTCGAGACGTTCCGTCTGCCACAGCTTTCAGTCCTGAACCGCTACTTGTCAACCTACTTCAACTTCTTCCATCATCATCTGCCGTTCCTGCACCCGGCGTCATTCAACCCATCTGTGATTCCCGCGCCATTACTGCTGTCAGTCCTGTCGATCGGCGCGTTGTACACCTTTGAGCAGGATCAGGCCTACATGCTTCACATTGGGTCCAAGGTGCTGGTGACGCAATTCCTCCAGAAAAAGGACAACTTCAGCTCGCGCAAATGCCCGCTGTGGATGATGCAGAGCTCATTGCTCAACATGACATTCGCCAGCTGGAGTGGTGACCCGAAGGGTCTGGAGTGGGCGTGTTCCATCAAATCGCTGCTCGCGAACATGGTCGCCGGCAACAGGTATGAACTGAAGCTGCGCAGCGATGCGAGAGAGGGCAGACAACCAACACACGCCGAGTGGATCGAAGACGAGGGTTGCAGGCGAACATACTATGCTGTGTACATCTTCTTCGGCCTCTTGACACTCACCTACAACCACACGCCCGCGATCAGCTTCAACGAGTTCGACACCTTAGAATTGCCTTCATCAGAATCGCTCTGGAATATGGAGGGTACGGACCACGATAGCTGGATTGAAGTCTTGACAGCATCAACCATTGTCACCTTCCGCGAGGCGCACGATGCTCTGTTCCAAGGCGAAGATGCGCGCTACAGTGCATTCGCCACACGTGTAATGATCAACGCGTTGTTCCTGGAAGTCTGGTATCACAAGCGCAGTCCAGAGGCGCTGCAAGATGTGGTGACAGAGTGGAAGCTACGCCTGGCGCTTGACACTTGGGAGAAGTCGTTGGAGCTTTGTGAGCCCGAGACGTCGGTCGTGCAGCTCAGTGCGCCACACAAGGGCCACCCACTGATATTCAATGCGATGGCGATGTATAGGAACACACGCGCAAGACTGCTCGTCGATTTGAAGTCGGTGCAAGAAGCGCTTCGCTACCACGACTCCTACGAGGTTGCCGCGGCAATGACGAATGCTCGCGACAATGTCAAGAGATCTGAGGAGATGCTCAAGGTCATTCAAGCCTGCTTCGACTGCATCGAGGTTGCAGCTCTACAGGGCATCAGATGGGTTGCGCGGACTTCAGCTACTAATTGGAGTATCGAGCATCCACTGTGTGGCCTGGACCTTATCGTGGTCCTCAGCTTGTGGCTGTGGAGAGTCGAACACGACAGTGAGCCAGCCAC from Fulvia fulva chromosome 2, complete sequence harbors:
- a CDS encoding Cell division control protein 25, whose product is MVSDCRPASPHYDQGRQPARASRERGDTHEGDISSQQSSQTRRDNYPFAPRRMSGLAGSHTGGQLYVRALYDYDADDRTSLSFRSGDIIQVITQLESGWWDGVIHGVRGWFPSNYCAVVAPPYEDGMDNTIRGDSEAEESEEEYVEQEAEHPANRVSDNNETATVNQEEAAFWIPQATPDGRLFYFNTLTGESTMELPLEAPTSANETGPRDRTNIFIPDQTRPPADFMSSGYERDDDTDYASASEAEDASLTQGSKASSHRRRRSYLSDGVSPATSMDSLSQVDPLSRSRTNLTEASNMSLSAMQQGIPPVGTTMTSFANAPTGGSSTSLLPRRFFDDAHAVPLTWNTMVEDMRRAVQRYREVVSAGERSEFVRKAEDISDHLRLLLAAGSGTTDNHSGNPSIISTNKALYPHFREMMSRFSKLVLSSHIAAADFPAPDSTQKCLHEAEGVLHGVYGFVEVARQQRGEEIPRLTPGFVMGSKTAGNWQSNGLDPRDRNGSMSFMDDEHDTSTEPTATLDAELLSRLDDLKRLIVSSIRRLDEHLVLRDKLITHHKHRQIGDAICRSGTQVIEVCRPYMSTIESVNLQPLHSPLQTPQLNDFAEHKQRFYDSTADLIVACQIVASPLGDEWAEIRGPSLEERLTRLKSVGRDLDTATNQIYFSLQLLSELIPHDSNKEHRLTDGGAPFEQQVKNKNHLRPTLADIGTSKSYSEGTNAPPPSARSAESSNSSKVERFFGQVPAANAPGRDSEEMPDYLRLDHEGEIAYDIKVDPPQLRGGTLVGLVEQLTRHDRLDSPFNNTFLLTYRSFTSAEELFELLVKRWTIQPLYGLTGQDMQTWIDKKQKPIRFRVVNILKSWMDNYWMEANDEVSQKLLQRVHTFAKDTVQSTSTPGAVPLIAAIEQRLRGQDSSNKRLVLTLNSQAPAPIIPKNMKKLKFLDIDALEFARQLTIIESKLYGKIKPTECLNKTWQKKLAPGEADPAENVKALILHSNQLTNWVAQMILTQADVKRRVVVIKHFVSIADKCRTLNNFSCLTSIISALGSAPIHRLNRTWSQVNARTTATLESMRKLMGSTKNFLEYRESLHKANPPCIPFFGIYLTDLTFIEDGIPGIIKKTQLINFAKRAKTAEVIRDIQQYQNVPYGLQSVPELQDYILRNMQSAGDVHEMYERSLQVEPREREDEKIARLLSESGFL
- a CDS encoding Transcriptional regulator, with translation MSAVGTLQPTAAPTSPTTTRKASTNGEAKEKEKEKRYKCQFCARAFSRSEHRSRHERSHTKERPFKCMKCRSTFVRRDLLLRHDRTVHAKDGGVPLQSEAKRRNTGTKSAAQNGESSSSKLPDLDDSSMDTSFMDGANGLDVEQAAMLMTNFQQKAALSGVDQATIGAEPLITPHGLPSLEPATLTHYPGSMTLPQMQGWDTMLPQTITQPKAPSISSNGEAHHDMLPYPNSVLGTSTSTLPPLMERSESQPDGLPSFNASTMMGGLATPGALSPFPSMMGPVSPVDYRRSPGPPQQCTMAKAPQVESEDSINRIMDNIRHCDSEGALVETFRLPQLSVLNRYLSTYFNFFHHHLPFLHPASFNPSVIPAPLLLSVLSIGALYTFEQDQAYMLHIGSKVLVTQFLQKKDNFSSRKCPLWMMQSSLLNMTFASWSGDPKGLEWACSIKSLLANMVAGNRYELKLRSDAREGRQPTHAEWIEDEGCRRTYYAVYIFFGLLTLTYNHTPAISFNEFDTLELPSSESLWNMEGTDHDSWIEVLTASTIVTFREAHDALFQGEDARYSAFATRVMINALFLEVWYHKRSPEALQDVVTEWKLRLALDTWEKSLELCEPETSVVQLSAPHKGHPLIFNAMAMYRNTRARLLVDLKSVQEALRYHDSYEVAAAMTNARDNVKRSEEMLKVIQACFDCIEVAALQGIRWVARTSATNWSIEHPLCGLDLIVVLSLWLWRVEHDSEPATAEEKVMYQKLRSLFDDDTVDGFGQKLSSTVARLWGSMIDEVVVWGITKLMGESFKLHAHALHGFEDSIVAGAEQSQEPPVQTLAPHATEVTAY